In one window of Tripterygium wilfordii isolate XIE 37 chromosome 1, ASM1340144v1, whole genome shotgun sequence DNA:
- the LOC120001329 gene encoding bidirectional sugar transporter SWEET2a-like isoform X1, whose amino-acid sequence MLPTGLSSVYFACSDAAGIAGNIFAFVLFVSPIPTFRRIIRNQSTEQFSGLPYMYALLNCLISLWYGMPFVSPGIILVATVNSIGAIFQFVYITIFIIYADKAKKLKMSGMLISVFAIFVLVVLMSLEFLDPHERQMVVGYLSVASLISMFASPLLVINLVIKTKSVEYMPFYLSFATFLMSLSFFVYGILKSDLFIYIPNGIGTILGIVQLILYYYYSSKVSEDLKDPLVDQYV is encoded by the exons ATGCTTCCGACTGGACTATCTTCTGTTTATTTTGCTTGCAGTGATGCTGCTGGAATTGCGG GGAACATCTTTGCCTTTGTACTCTTTGTGTCACCCAT ACCAACATTTAGAAGAATCATCAGAAATCAGTCAACAGAACAGTTTTCAGGATTACCTTACATGTATGCTCTATTGAACTGCTTGATAAGCCTCTGGTATGGCATGCCCTTTGTGTCACCTGGTATCATATTGGTTGCCACAGTGAACTCGATTGGTGCTATTTTCCAGTTTGTATATATTACCATCTTCATCATTTACGCAGACAAGGCAAAGAAG CTAAAGATGTCAGGAATGTTGATATCAGTTTTTGCAATATTTGTTCTGGTGGTGCTTATGAGCCTTGAATTTTTAGACCCCCACGAGAGGCAGATGGTCGTTGGATACTTAAGCGTCGCTTCTCTTATTTCGATGTTTGCTTCACCCCTTCTAGTTATT AATTTGGTGATTAAAACGAAAAGTGTTGAATACATGCCGTTTTATCTTTCCTTTGCAACCTTCCTCATGAGTCTCTCATTCTTCGTTTACGGAATCTTAAAGTCCgatcttttcatttat ATACCTAATGGAATTGGAACCATTTTAGGGATTGTTCAGTTGATACTCTACTACTATTACAGCAGTAAAGTTTCCGAAGACTTGAAAGACCCCTTGGTGGATCAATATGTATGA
- the LOC120001329 gene encoding bidirectional sugar transporter SWEET2a-like isoform X2 — MESFAGNIFAFVLFVSPIPTFRRIIRNQSTEQFSGLPYMYALLNCLISLWYGMPFVSPGIILVATVNSIGAIFQFVYITIFIIYADKAKKLKMSGMLISVFAIFVLVVLMSLEFLDPHERQMVVGYLSVASLISMFASPLLVINLVIKTKSVEYMPFYLSFATFLMSLSFFVYGILKSDLFIYIPNGIGTILGIVQLILYYYYSSKVSEDLKDPLVDQYV; from the exons ATGGAATCCTTTGCAGGGAACATCTTTGCCTTTGTACTCTTTGTGTCACCCAT ACCAACATTTAGAAGAATCATCAGAAATCAGTCAACAGAACAGTTTTCAGGATTACCTTACATGTATGCTCTATTGAACTGCTTGATAAGCCTCTGGTATGGCATGCCCTTTGTGTCACCTGGTATCATATTGGTTGCCACAGTGAACTCGATTGGTGCTATTTTCCAGTTTGTATATATTACCATCTTCATCATTTACGCAGACAAGGCAAAGAAG CTAAAGATGTCAGGAATGTTGATATCAGTTTTTGCAATATTTGTTCTGGTGGTGCTTATGAGCCTTGAATTTTTAGACCCCCACGAGAGGCAGATGGTCGTTGGATACTTAAGCGTCGCTTCTCTTATTTCGATGTTTGCTTCACCCCTTCTAGTTATT AATTTGGTGATTAAAACGAAAAGTGTTGAATACATGCCGTTTTATCTTTCCTTTGCAACCTTCCTCATGAGTCTCTCATTCTTCGTTTACGGAATCTTAAAGTCCgatcttttcatttat ATACCTAATGGAATTGGAACCATTTTAGGGATTGTTCAGTTGATACTCTACTACTATTACAGCAGTAAAGTTTCCGAAGACTTGAAAGACCCCTTGGTGGATCAATATGTATGA